The Episyrphus balteatus chromosome 3, idEpiBalt1.1, whole genome shotgun sequence genome segment CCCGGCTTACCGGGAAGTGGAATTCCAGGAGCACGTATTGGATATATGccacaagtaagtatttaatttatattgttttacTTTCTGAGTGTATTGTTTTGCACAGCACACAAAAACGTTTGAATTGATGGCAGtaaattgtaaaaacaaaagagctggcCAGCGAactcttttttgtttcttttcttttttttttgtaacttgactgagatttattgtattttaaggAAATAGCTTTGGTTGAAGAAATGACTGTCAAAGAAACCATTTATTACTTTGGACGAATATATGGTCTGAATGATGAAAAGATTCGCGAAAAGTTCAAAATACTACGTGACCTGCTTCAGCTACCTCCACCAAAGCAATTAGTGAAAAAATGCAGCGGCGGCCAACAGCGGAGAGTATCATTTGCTTGCGCAATGATTCATGACCCTGAACTTTTGATATTAGATGAACCTACAGTTGGACTTGATCCCATGCTGAGAGAAAAGTATTGAAATCTAACTCATTTGTGATCTTATAATTCAaatttcgttttcttttttttttttttttttgattataaagaATCTGGGAATTTTTAGTAGAATCAACACGAAATAGTAAAATGGCTGTGATTATAACAACCCATTACATTGAAGAAGCCAAACAAGCTAATTGTGTAGATAGACATTGATGgtttattctaatttttgtgcatttttttaatgatttttcttcttattttagatTGGTTTAATGCGAAATGGAGTATTACTCGCTGAAGATACACCAACAAATATAATGGCAAGCTTTGAAGTCAATTCTATAGAAGATGCATTCTTATACTTAAGTTCGAGGCAGGGAAAATCTGATGAAGTCGATGCTAGTACAATTACAAGACGACAAGTGCCGGCGGCGATAACACCAGCAATAACATCGGTCGATGTGAGTGAACCAGAAGTTTACGAGGACAagaatgcaaatattgaaaaaattgagaaacctCCTCTGGTTTTTCACGAGAACAAACGTAAAGTACTCTTCACAACACAAGGAAGAGTGAAGGCTCTGATGACAAAGAATTTCGTTCAGCTATTCAGACAGCCAtcgtaagttttttttcaaccattttttacagatttaaatgcatatttctttctttatttttcagaGGGGTAATCTTTATGTTAATGTTTCCTATAATACAACTGTCATGTTTCTATTTGGCAATTGGAAAGACACCTGGCAACTTGAAAATTGGCATTGTGGACAATGAAATTGCAGATTACGAATCATGTTTTACACataatttcaaatcagtttACAATCGAAATGGTACTTGTATGTTTCATAAGATATCATGTCGATTTATAACGGAATTAGGTGATGACATGGCTGAAAGGGTAATGtgtcttttttcaattttttatgaataattttaaaatgatgtattttaggtatttttcaatagtACGGAAGAAGCTCTGGCAGCAGCTAAACGAACTGATGTTGTTGGATTTTTACATTTCCAATCGAATTTCTCCGAAGCGATGCAAGAAATTTTAGATAAAGGAAGTTATGCCGAATCGAGTGCTTTCAAATGGGGAGAACTTACAGTTCGAATTGATATGACGGGTAtacttattgaaaatattttattttaaaggacTTCTTGTAatgaaattattataattttattttattattttagatcAACAAATAGCTTACTTTATCGAACGTCGTTTAAGAGGTGCATTTAGTacgtttatgaaaaatattcttcaGGATTGTGATTTACCAACATCATTGGCCAATACTCCAATTCAGTTTCAGGAACCAATTTATGGATCACTTGATATTGAATTTCAACAATATGTTGCTCCAGGTGTTGTGATGACGTACGTACTTAAGAATGTATTATTTACTATTGACAACAATTTCTGTGgtattttaacgaaaattttatAACTCTATACTGTTTTCTtagattatatttaaatttttatttgttgtacagtatttttttttctcccaaatatgtatgtatcatAGAACTATTTCTGTTTTCATGTAGCATTTTTCTCGATTTCCTTCTAACACCCTTAGCAAATTTGCAAGAAAATTATCAGGATTCATTTAGGAAAAgctgtttgatattttttgtagtTTCTTTCATTCATTTACTTAATTCAAAACTGCTTAAAGCAAATTGCAGGACTATATCCTCAAATTCTCATTAatatagtaaaaaatattttggacgAACAGACAAATTAGCAAAAGCTTCTTCATCTTTTGTCTCTACTTTTAAAAGATAGACGTAAAATCGTgattaatataataattttaggttactgcaaatcattttttttttttcaaaacgcaaATAATTTGCgacgtatttttttttgcaaattcgaGATATTTGATTTCTTTGCCTTCTTGGTCAAATGAGGTAGTTGGTTGAAAACTATTAAACAGCCTGCTTCTCTAAATATTTTATAGACTGTTCTTTAAGAAATATACATAGATGCTGGCAGTCGGAATTTTAGCCAGAAATAATAacgtcagaacttttttttattaaaaaaaaaaaaaacaccgcaatattttttttatcaaaactgcAGTGaacacattaaaataatttggataGTATATTGAAAATTGTgccagacggttttgaaaaagagtacgaaaataaaatagaaataagtGCAGTAAATTAATATATTCAGCTTTAATTTCCAAACTTTATTTTGGAGATAAGAGCTCTTATTTTGGAGACAAGAGCAGAAAGGGTAGAAACTCTCTTTCCTACCTTTAATGAATTTTGTAAGTTAATGGTTTTTCCcttatatgttttcaaaatatttatgaaatacCAAAAAGGACGACGTTGATTCCTCTTCCCTGCCTAAAACTCACGGTCCTGGGGGTCACCAGTACCACTTACCacctaaaaaaaagaatacactaatttttgcattttttgaagttaGGTACATACATAATGTGTATTAGACTGATTCCGATTCCCAAATATTAgaattaatcattttcttgtatgaaattgaacgctctacaattcgaagttattcaattttaaaatataaaatgtgattttttcttcattttttgacgaaattatttaggtttttcaaaaaacttatgttgttttttggtttcacagatccttttatttAACTATTAAACTCCTTATACAATCGTATACGAATTTTTCAATAGATtcgaattatttattttgtcaactaaaaattatttttattagtttttcacgtcgggaaatagaaatttgcaaTGCGGCAGTACctacttaatattaatattaagggtTGTAacttttacgttgttttttcatcgtcatttccaacaatattttcgatataactATGAacgataaaaaataatttttttttgaatcagtctaatgtgTATCTatatatgtacaatgtacatatgtatgtacatcaTTAGCACGTTATaggaataaaatttgttttcccaaaaagattttttttttgccttcttTTTCTTGAATGTAGTTACAGGGTTTTCCGGTACAGACTggataaatcttaaaaaaaatctatccagtccatgaaaaatattaacttttttcgttcagtgtattttcaatttcattattttgcattttcattaattttgaaTTCCATTCTAttcattttatcaatttttttcaattttatcaatttcattttgtaatgcatttgtttcccattacaaattaaaaaataaaataattgcattaaaaaaaatttattgcaactgaaaaatatttgcgttgaaaataaaagttttattgcaaatatgtacacatattttgtatttaaaaaaaattgaatatgtgCTGAGTTTCTTACAATTTGTGCTATTTGACTATACCATAGGTTCAataatattatagttgaaatacctaatgtatggtcaaatctccaaaattgtaagaaagtGGAATaatagatattaaaaaaaataaaaatatttaatgcacacattaaaattgaatttttttttaatgcagaaaatattttatttgcaatcaatttttacttgcgatataggtactatatatcaagttatgcattcttacaaaaaaaaaaagttgagataacatttttccatgacattacgatggtagacaatgccaaaaaagtgggtcccggaagtccgtctgtctgtctgtctgtctgtcagtctgtctgtctgtctgtctgtataaggagctacagcctaaacggatgaaccgattaatgtcaaacttggtatgtagcgttatttggcgactctccagaggggtttttggaattaatttttttggaccaaaaataacggtacttgtcatatatcgattttagtaaatttgaaatatcttgaaaacggctccaacgattttgtttaaaaaattcaactgttaattttaagctaaggtctatctttcaatgaaaattttttttttcgaaaatcattattaacagtacctgccatagaaccgtttttttttttttcaaatccgattatctccgaaaccgctaattcgatttcaacgaaactttttgtgaagaagcatttatataatttaaatataagccaaaaataaaattttgaaaaaaataatttttggatttttaaaaaaattttgaaattttttttttgaaaaatcaaattttcgaaaacggaacattgaatttttttgaaattttgtttttagatgtttactagtgatttctacaaaatggcataccaat includes the following:
- the LOC129915791 gene encoding ABC transporter G family member 20; this translates as MAAVEVRNGYKYYGSSSNPKIILNYLNMNVMRGSIYGLLGASGCGKTTLLSCIVGQRQFNSGDVTVLGLQPGLPGSGIPGARIGYMPQEIALVEEMTVKETIYYFGRIYGLNDEKIREKFKILRDLLQLPPPKQLVKKCSGGQQRRVSFACAMIHDPELLILDEPTVGLDPMLREKIWEFLVESTRNSKMAVIITTHYIEEAKQANCIGLMRNGVLLAEDTPTNIMASFEVNSIEDAFLYLSSRQGKSDEVDASTITRRQVPAAITPAITSVDVSEPEVYEDKNANIEKIEKPPLVFHENKRKVLFTTQGRVKALMTKNFVQLFRQPSGVIFMLMFPIIQLSCFYLAIGKTPGNLKIGIVDNEIADYESCFTHNFKSVYNRNGTCMFHKISCRFITELGDDMAERVFFNSTEEALAAAKRTDVVGFLHFQSNFSEAMQEILDKGSYAESSAFKWGELTVRIDMTDQQIAYFIERRLRGAFSTFMKNILQDCDLPTSLANTPIQFQEPIYGSLDIEFQQYVAPGVVMTMVFFLATLMTAAVFISERMDGVWDRTLVAGVSATEMLWAHLLTQFIIMMFQSFEVIMYIGLVFDTYNRGDTVTLIGLLTLTAFCGMLFGLLISVYCRSHTTANFVATGAFYPMIILCGLLWPLEGMPKALQEVVMFFPFTIPSISARNIIEKGWSITNSQVYNGFIVMTAWILIFFIACILGLKRKA